The Ananas comosus cultivar F153 linkage group 24, ASM154086v1, whole genome shotgun sequence DNA window ATGCAACTGGCgcaaatttcaaattgtaaCATAGCACATAATAAATATTCGAAATTAACATGATAATATTGAAACAcattacataaaattattaCACATGGTATTAATATGTAGTCCTACAACCAAATCAAAGCAGTATTCTTCAGGATCGATTATTCCATAATTGGTCAGTAATAGAGCGCCGCAAGGACTCCCTTCGTGTCGTACCATCACCTCCACCTGGAATAGGCTCTGGATCGCCAACATCGCCCTGAGGGGCTTCTTGCTCTAGTTGTTCTACAAAATATCTATCATTTCCTTATTGTCGACGAATAAAATTATGCAGCACATAACATGCCATAAGTATCAAGCATTGAACTTTGATGGAAAATGGAGTTGCTTGAGTTAAAATCTTAAACCGCTTCTTTAAAATACCAAAACTCTTCTCTACCACATTTCTCAATTGCGCATGCCGATGATTATATAAATCCGGAGGATTCTGATGCGTGCGAGCCCGCGTAGAAGTGTCAAATTGGCTGAGATGATACCGCTCATCCCGGTAAGGTGCTAGAAATTGGTCAGTATTTGCGTACCCCAAATCCACCAAATAATATTTACCTATAGCAATAAATAGAGTATTTGcgtaattttttgtatatgaatAAATATGTGAATACTTATCAATATATTATCATTTACTTTCGAGAACTGTAAAACCCCCGTATCGCACGCCCATCGAAGAACACGCATATCTGCAGCCGATCCTTCCGAACCAATgcaaatgaagaagaaaatatggtcGAATGATACGGCagccatcatattttgtgacGTAAATCCCTTGCGACAGCGAAAACACGATTGCCCACTCTTTTCGACACACAGGAATGTGTGTTCCGTCTATCGCTCCAATTGCATTCTACAACATAAAatgaattctaaaatattttatagaaatatacatTTGCAACGAAAAGAATTTATACTGTTATGCCAACTTACCTTAAAtggatgaaaatttatattgtCCCGAATTCTTGGATGCGTCGCCACATTACTTAGTGGCAAATTCATGTATTCGCCCTTCAGTGTTACGAGCGCGCGTAGCACATTGTTGAAGTGTCAACTAATTGTCTCTCCCGAATACTGAAATGTTTCTGCCAACACTCTATTTCCCACACCATGACCGACACAAAATAGAAATATTGCTAACTGCTCATCGGCTGTCATACGTCGTGTTGCTCGTATCAAATCTCGAGCAAGCAGCATATCACGGAGTGCCATAAAATTTGTTGTTGACATACGAAAGTGCTGGTACCCTCTATCTGGATGACCATTGAGAAGATCAGTAACTAATTCATGCCCTGAAAAAGGACGCGTTCTACAAGGCCGTCTGTGCAACGTGTTAGCAGCAAATGTAAGATAGTCCTGCTCATAAAGTATCACGAATACTTAGTCCCAGTAATCATCATCTTCATTAAGCAATGTCATAATATTTGCTAATGTTGGCGACGAGAATACATAACGATTCAGTAATTCACCCATTTTAACTGTAACGCATAAAAAAGGATAATCAACACACTGAACCTAATTGCAATCACAATGACGCCAGTACATATTGAACAATACATTACTCACTAGATCTTAACATGCATGATATAACAAGTTTTTCCAAATAACATAGGTTATAAACTGGTGATTATGTCACAATTATGTTATAATCTGCGAGGAAGCAGCCAAAATCAACACATAATGCAACATAATACCAATGCACATAAAAGGCACACACGCATGATGCAACCTAAAGTACCTGCGAGATAAAAGTGATGTCTAAAACCAAATATACAACAGTAGAAATTAGCGACGGTTATCTAGAATCCCGGAAAGTCAGACCTATGGTTAAGGTTATGCACGCCAACTTGGAGATCAATTCACACAAGTGCAAGCTCATCATTCAGCGTCATAAAAAGTTGTCTATCCGACTCAGCCCGCAATGACATCCCAACCGCAATGGCACGTATATCCGTTCGGCGCACTAGATTAAAAACTCTGCTCATACAAACGTCAATTGGTGGAATTGTCGATTGACTACCCTTCGCTATATTTATCATTTCTCGTGCAATCTCGAGCTTTTGCTTCCCGATCTTTACCATCTCAACCAATGCCTCTGCTCCAAGGtcactcttcttctttctcccgGCAGAGGAAGTACATTCTTTGCGTGTCTGTGCAGAGGGTGGTGGGGACCTAGGTCGTTTACCTGCCGAGCTATGTCCAGATCCACTAGCATAACCTCCGACAGCCGGTTGGCCGAGAGGTGGGATAGAAGAACGCGAAGATCTGCACTGCCCGCCGGTTTCATTACCGCCGGTGCCTGCCTCACCTGATTCAAACAAAACGG harbors:
- the LOC109728538 gene encoding uncharacterized protein LOC109728538 → MQPPTVVSSSSSSPSEAGTGGNETGGQCRSSRSSIPPLGQPAVGGYASGSGHSSAGKRPRSPPPSAQTRKECTSSAGRKKKSDLGAEALVEMVKIGKQKLEIAREMINIAKGSQSTIPPIDVCMSRVFNLVRRTDIRAIAVGMSLRAESDRQLFMTLNDELALV